A genomic region of Rhipicephalus sanguineus isolate Rsan-2018 chromosome 3, BIME_Rsan_1.4, whole genome shotgun sequence contains the following coding sequences:
- the LOC119387554 gene encoding actin-binding Rho-activating protein-like, producing MADQEEEGKAKKEVRVFGRPELASKVAMFQRKAEDHERKQKDNPFSGRWDGSASSALSKDDPRYGHPEEGSKTEKRGKQAGQLISSEVRVLCENLHEFGTEQPDGTRAITFGELFQLYTSISNKVVGILLRARKHGLVDFEGEMLYQRRDDGVVIRLLRPIAEIHAEMGYDPALAQLPKTTPVLLGGKTAAS from the exons ATGGCGGACCAGGAGGAGGAAGGCAAAGCCAAGAAGGAGGTGCGCGTGTTCGGGCGTCCTGAGCTGGCCTCCAAGGTGGCCATGTTCCAGCGCAAGGCCGAAGACCACGAGCGTAAGCAGAAGGACAATCCTTTTTCGGGACGCTGGGACGGATCCGCCTCCAGCGCACTGTCCAAGGACGACCCACG GTACGGCCACCCCGAAGAAGGTTCGAAGACGGAGAAGCGTGGTAAGCAAGCCGGCCAGCTGATAAGCAGTGAGGTTCGCGTACTGTGCGAGAACCTGCACGAGTTCGGCACCGAACAGCCGGACGGCACACGGGCTATCACGTTCGGCGAGCTCTTCCAG CTGTACACGAGCATCTCGAACAAGGTGGTGGGCATCCTGCTGCGTGCGCGCAAGCACGGGCTCGTCGACTTCGAGGGCGAGATGCTGTACCAGCGGCGAGACGACGGCGTCGTAATCCGGCTGCTGCGGCCCATCGCCGAGATACACGCGGAGATGGGCTACGACCCGGCTCTGGCGCAGCTGCCCAAGACCACACCCGTGCTGCTGGGAGGCAAGACAGCCGCATCGTAG